One part of the Sporosarcina ureae genome encodes these proteins:
- a CDS encoding DMT family transporter, which translates to MLKNKIIWGALLCFIASASWGAMFPVANSAFKNIDPFYFTLIRYVSVTVLLVVILLFKEGTKAFRFEKRGLSLWFFGTMAFVVYNLFIFWGQDLMGQPGTMVASVSEAMMPMISIVIVWIISRHKPHGFTLTCVFTAFVGVMLVITKGDLRTFLTATDDIVPSLLIFLAVIGWVIYTMGGNHFSEWSALRYSTLSCLLGTLTACIVVFFVTLTGYISVPTVETLQIVTPHMLFMIVFPGIIALVGWNVGVRILSPLNGLLFINFVPVTTLVISYMQGYQLTIFDYVGTAFIIAALLGNNIFLRLQQKRKDESRQYKKHNVQPSV; encoded by the coding sequence TTGTTGAAAAACAAAATTATCTGGGGAGCGCTTCTTTGCTTTATAGCGAGTGCATCGTGGGGTGCAATGTTCCCGGTTGCTAATAGCGCGTTCAAAAACATTGATCCATTTTACTTCACATTAATTCGTTATGTATCCGTAACCGTTCTACTAGTTGTTATACTATTATTCAAAGAAGGAACAAAGGCTTTTCGGTTTGAGAAAAGAGGCTTATCTCTTTGGTTCTTTGGAACGATGGCGTTCGTTGTCTATAATCTCTTTATTTTCTGGGGGCAAGACTTGATGGGACAACCAGGCACTATGGTGGCTTCCGTTTCAGAAGCCATGATGCCCATGATTTCCATCGTAATTGTCTGGATCATCAGTCGTCATAAGCCACATGGTTTTACACTCACATGTGTGTTCACTGCATTTGTCGGTGTCATGCTTGTAATTACAAAAGGTGATTTACGCACGTTCTTGACAGCAACCGATGATATTGTACCTTCATTATTAATTTTCCTAGCGGTAATCGGCTGGGTGATTTATACGATGGGTGGGAATCATTTTAGTGAATGGTCTGCATTGCGTTATTCTACATTGAGCTGTTTGCTCGGCACACTAACTGCCTGTATCGTGGTGTTCTTCGTAACATTGACGGGTTATATTTCCGTGCCGACTGTGGAAACGTTGCAAATAGTGACACCACACATGCTGTTTATGATTGTATTTCCAGGTATTATCGCATTAGTAGGTTGGAACGTTGGCGTGCGAATTCTATCTCCATTGAACGGTTTATTGTTCATTAATTTTGTGCCAGTTACTACGCTAGTCATTTCATATATGCAAGGATATCAATTAACGATTTTCGATTATGTTGGTACAGCGTTTATTATTGCAGCCCTTTTAGGTAACAATATATTCTTACGCCTACAGCAGAAGCGCAAAGACGAGTCACGTCAATATAAGAAACATAATGTGCAACCTAGCGTTTAA
- a CDS encoding methyl-accepting chemotaxis protein produces MEKILSTSSARKALTKVEQVTKRIQPLIENEQSFTLNYQRLHQLLDEQLQDDEYFVIVDETGRSYIHTNRLREGTVFSDTVGLRAANTTKPLLQVYDRKSGERLIDASMPIIRVAGRQFTLRLGRINHQKYILYGATAAVLLQAVAMAALAYTFDLTIQQGAAFVITSLILSGFFTTALYKIVMKGVRSWRKVTRKISSGDLTAEVTERSRSEFNQIGFEINKIVIGTKNIVTELDRSSEIVDRISEVQASEANRLSDVFTSYGETMQSFQGGTEQQLSSLQSANAMIQTMMAGIREMETRIQQTLSKSENASTAATEGSQAIEETEEKMQQINDAVHMSSQKIMQVADDINQVIQKVSLITKIAEQTNLLALNASIEAARAGEAGSGFSVVANEVRKLAEETNAFANDVVRTLEQTNNEVKIAVQHVESNTDTIEEGVQIVKVAGQSIHFMNDAVIDTKSAVTSNSRHAEELIREGEQIEKIIEQITTISELFTEDVVQTVAGMDEQVEGIQQLASDASKLTDEAAALSRIVHRFKF; encoded by the coding sequence GTGGAAAAAATATTAAGCACATCTTCTGCAAGAAAAGCATTGACTAAAGTGGAACAAGTGACGAAACGTATACAGCCATTAATTGAAAATGAACAATCATTTACTTTAAATTATCAACGACTTCATCAACTATTGGACGAACAGTTACAAGATGACGAATACTTTGTGATTGTCGATGAAACCGGCCGCAGTTATATCCATACGAATCGATTACGGGAAGGTACAGTATTTTCTGATACGGTCGGCTTGCGTGCTGCTAATACAACTAAGCCGTTATTACAGGTATATGATCGGAAATCGGGTGAGCGACTTATTGATGCCTCGATGCCAATTATCCGAGTAGCGGGTAGACAATTTACACTTCGATTAGGACGCATCAATCATCAGAAGTATATTCTATATGGAGCGACAGCAGCTGTTCTGTTACAAGCTGTGGCTATGGCAGCACTTGCATATACGTTTGATTTAACTATTCAACAGGGTGCCGCATTTGTTATTACGTCTTTAATTCTTTCAGGCTTTTTCACTACTGCGCTTTATAAGATTGTCATGAAAGGTGTAAGATCTTGGAGAAAAGTCACGAGAAAAATTTCATCGGGGGATCTGACAGCTGAAGTAACGGAACGATCTAGATCAGAATTTAATCAAATTGGTTTTGAAATTAATAAGATTGTCATCGGTACAAAAAATATCGTTACAGAACTAGACCGTTCGTCTGAAATTGTGGACAGAATTAGTGAGGTGCAAGCATCTGAAGCGAATCGATTATCGGATGTTTTCACTTCCTATGGTGAAACAATGCAAAGTTTCCAAGGTGGGACAGAGCAACAATTATCTTCACTGCAATCTGCCAACGCAATGATCCAGACGATGATGGCAGGAATTCGAGAAATGGAAACACGTATACAGCAAACGCTATCCAAATCTGAAAACGCATCGACTGCTGCAACAGAAGGTAGCCAAGCTATTGAGGAAACGGAAGAAAAGATGCAACAAATCAATGATGCGGTTCATATGTCCTCGCAAAAGATCATGCAAGTGGCGGATGATATTAATCAAGTCATTCAAAAAGTGTCACTCATAACAAAAATCGCTGAACAAACGAATCTGTTAGCGCTAAATGCCTCTATCGAAGCAGCGCGTGCTGGAGAGGCGGGTAGCGGATTTTCAGTCGTAGCTAATGAAGTCCGTAAATTGGCAGAAGAAACGAATGCCTTCGCCAATGATGTAGTGCGAACACTCGAACAGACCAATAATGAGGTAAAAATTGCGGTGCAACATGTAGAATCGAATACAGACACTATAGAAGAAGGCGTACAAATCGTAAAAGTGGCAGGTCAATCCATCCACTTTATGAATGATGCCGTGATCGATACAAAATCCGCTGTTACTAGCAATAGCCGCCACGCGGAAGAATTAATTCGAGAGGGTGAACAAATAGAAAAAATTATTGAGCAAATCACTACAATCTCTGAACTATTCACAGAAGATGTGGTGCAAACTGTAGCGGGCATGGATGAACAAGTCGAGGGGATTCAGCAGTTAGCAAGTGATGCTAGCAAACTAACAGACGAGGCCGCTGCACTGAGCCGTATAGTTCATCGCTTCAAATTTTAA